A section of the Humulus lupulus chromosome 2, drHumLupu1.1, whole genome shotgun sequence genome encodes:
- the LOC133817292 gene encoding AT-hook motif nuclear-localized protein 16: protein MAGGVDQAVPSVVSKTAIDRSQEPDKTNHHKPGIEALLMAQKIPKAVTPVSSAADRESIRRPRGRPAGSKNKPKPPIIVTRDSANALRAHAMEVSSGCDVSESLANFARRKQRGICILSGSGCVTNVTLRQPASSGAIVTLHGRFEILSLLGSILPPPAPPGITGLTIYLAGAQGQVVGGGVVGSLIASGPVVIMAASFMNATFDRLPLDEDEVAAALQNQHYQNGRHHPLDVSDLYGMPQNLLTNGNMPPEVFSWASCRTMSKTQV, encoded by the coding sequence ATGGCAGGTGGTGTAGATCAAGCTGTCCCTTCTGTTGTGTCTAAAACTGCCATTGACAGGAGCCAAGAACCGGACAAAACTAACCACCACAAACCTGGTATTGAGGCATTGCTGATGGCCCAGAAAATACCAAAGGCAGTTACACCGGTTTCTTCTGCTGCCGACAGGGAGTCCATTAGACGGCCTCGAGGCAGACCTGCAGGCTCCAAAAACAAACCCAAACCGCCCATCATCGTCACCCGTGACAGCGCAAATGCGCTTCGGGCACATGCCATGGAAGTGAGCTCCGGTTGTGATGTGAGTGAGAGCTTAGCCAACTTTGCCAGGAGGAAGCAGCGAGGCATTTGCATACTCAGCGGAAGTGGATGTGTAACTAATGTCACGCTTCGGCAACCAGCCTCATCTGGTGCCATCGTAACCCTTCATGGCAGGTTTGAGATTCTCTCGTTGCTGGGTTCAATCCTGCCTCCTCCGGCCCCACCTGGGATAACAGGCCTGACAATCTACTTGGCCGGGGCTCAGGGCCAGGTTGTAGGTGGAGGTGTTGTTGGCTCGCTCATTGCCTCAGGCCCTGTCGTGATCATGGCTGCATCGTTCATGAACGCCACGTTTGATCGCTTACCGTTGGATGAGGATGAAGTAGCTGCAGCTCTGCAGAATCAGCACTATCAAAATGGTCGTCATCATCCCTTGGATGTCTCGGATCTATATGGGATGCCTCAGAACTTGCTCACCAATGGTAATATGCCTCCTGAGGTCTTCTCCTGGGCTTCATGCCGAACCATGTCAAAGACTCAAGTTTGA